A window of Candidatus Kinetoplastibacterium crithidii (ex Angomonas deanei ATCC 30255) contains these coding sequences:
- the rpmB gene encoding 50S ribosomal protein L28, translating into MTKICQITGKGPMVGNNVSHANNKTKRRFLPNLQSRRFWLEEQNRWVRLRVSTKAIRTIDKYGIESVLSILNQKTIKN; encoded by the coding sequence ATGACAAAAATATGTCAGATAACTGGTAAAGGACCTATGGTGGGAAATAATGTATCCCATGCTAATAATAAAACAAAACGCAGATTCTTACCAAACCTACAGTCTCGTAGATTTTGGCTAGAAGAACAAAACAGATGGGTGCGTTTAAGGGTTTCAACCAAGGCTATAAGAACTATAGATAAGTATGGAATAGAATCTGTACTAAGTATTTTAAATCAAAAAACCATAAAAAATTAA